A region of Nostoc sp. 'Peltigera membranacea cyanobiont' N6 DNA encodes the following proteins:
- a CDS encoding SnoaL-like polyketide cyclase translates to MSSEKTTELPLWVQDRDIVIAHDEEVQWREGKRPDYSYTNEFLHQESKFQHPEGSLEAIAQNLVRNFEMEASNKSNPQQWLSIVTDKFKMSTNGGQQFTAQDVAVEGTYNLFLGESDQYSSETETFESSFQVFHNAFPNGFLWELTEVLSGPPNVTFKWRHWGTFNGSYKDYAPTGETVEIVGVSIARVTDDLKIESLEHYFDNNVFLQKLTAGGCPFHSQNQNNH, encoded by the coding sequence ATGAGTAGCGAAAAAACAACAGAATTGCCGCTCTGGGTACAAGATAGAGATATAGTCATTGCTCATGATGAAGAAGTACAGTGGCGAGAAGGAAAACGCCCGGATTATTCATACACCAATGAATTTCTTCATCAAGAAAGCAAATTTCAGCATCCAGAAGGTTCTTTAGAAGCGATCGCCCAAAACTTAGTCCGAAATTTTGAGATGGAAGCTTCTAATAAATCTAATCCTCAACAGTGGCTCTCGATTGTTACTGATAAGTTTAAAATGAGTACTAATGGGGGACAACAATTCACTGCTCAGGATGTTGCAGTTGAAGGTACTTATAACCTGTTTTTGGGTGAAAGTGACCAGTATAGCTCCGAAACAGAAACCTTTGAATCTTCATTTCAAGTTTTTCATAATGCTTTTCCTAATGGCTTTCTTTGGGAATTAACAGAAGTTCTTTCGGGGCCGCCTAATGTTACCTTTAAGTGGCGACATTGGGGAACATTTAATGGTTCCTATAAAGACTATGCACCCACAGGTGAAACAGTAGAAATTGTAGGAGTTAGTATTGCTCGCGTGACTGATGACTTAAAGATTGAGTCTTTAGAGCATTATTTTGATAATAATGTCTTTCTGCAAAAATTAACGGCAGGTGGTTGTCCCTTCCATTCTCAAAATCAGAACAATCACTAA
- a CDS encoding GNAT family N-acetyltransferase: protein MSSKKSLEIMLTEKHITIREATSKEDSLIAKHSYQMWLDIGVDESNLLLEWQNITFKFIEEARRDLFYKAFIAEVDNTVVGSASCQLFAGLYPNVFKDEYRKFGYIWGVYVEQSYRRQGIAKCLTNRAIEYLKTIGCTRVVLNASPLGQPVYSSLGFSEGNLMQLDLI, encoded by the coding sequence GTGAGTTCCAAAAAATCGTTGGAAATTATGCTGACAGAAAAACATATAACTATCAGGGAAGCCACCAGCAAAGAAGATTCACTGATTGCAAAACACTCTTATCAAATGTGGCTAGATATTGGTGTTGATGAGAGTAATCTACTTCTGGAGTGGCAGAATATTACCTTCAAATTCATAGAAGAAGCGCGTCGAGATTTGTTTTATAAAGCTTTTATTGCAGAGGTTGATAATACAGTCGTGGGTTCTGCAAGTTGTCAACTGTTTGCAGGTTTATACCCGAATGTTTTCAAAGATGAATACCGCAAATTTGGATATATTTGGGGCGTTTACGTTGAACAATCTTACCGCAGACAAGGTATTGCTAAATGCCTAACTAATAGAGCAATTGAATATTTAAAAACGATTGGCTGCACGCGAGTGGTTCTTAACGCCTCGCCATTGGGTCAACCAGTTTATTCCAGTCTCGGTTTTTCTGAAGGAAATTTAATGCAATTAGATTTGATTTAA
- a CDS encoding 2-isopropylmalate synthase, whose amino-acid sequence MTNKTDRIIIFDTTLRDGEQCPGATLNIDEKLVIAKQLARLGVDIIEAGFAFASPGDFEAVSKIAQIVGTENGPVICSLARAIKADIEAAAESLKPAVKGRIHTFISTSDIHLEYQLRKSRAEVLAIAEEMVAYAKSFMTDIEFSPMDAARTDPEFLYQVLERAIAAGATTVNIPDTVGYTTPSEFGAMIKGIIENVPNIDQAIISVHGHNDLGLAVANFLEAVKNGARQLECTINGIGERAGNASLEELVMTLHVRRQYFNPYLGRPEESQESLTNIDTRQIYKTSRLVSNLTGMLVQPNKAIVGANAFAHESGIHQDGVLKNKLTYEIMDAQLIGLTDNQIVLGKHSGRNAFRTRLKELGFELSDTELNKAFVRFKEVADKKKDISDWDLEAIVNDEIQQAPDLFRVELVQVSCGSNARPTATVTLRTPEGEELTDAAIGTGPVDAVYKAINRVVNVPNELIEFSVQSVTAGIDAIGEVTIRLRYESKVFSGHAANTDIIVASAQAYVNALNRLYAALQTQEKPEKATAQKV is encoded by the coding sequence ATGACAAACAAAACCGATCGAATCATCATTTTTGATACTACACTGCGAGATGGAGAGCAGTGTCCGGGAGCGACTTTGAATATAGACGAAAAGCTAGTTATTGCCAAACAACTGGCGCGTCTGGGTGTGGATATAATTGAGGCAGGATTTGCCTTTGCTAGTCCGGGAGATTTTGAAGCAGTCAGTAAGATTGCCCAAATTGTCGGGACAGAAAATGGCCCAGTAATTTGCAGTTTGGCAAGAGCCATTAAAGCAGATATTGAAGCGGCCGCAGAATCATTAAAACCAGCTGTAAAGGGTAGAATTCACACATTTATTTCGACTTCTGATATTCATTTAGAGTATCAGTTGCGGAAGTCACGGGCAGAAGTGCTAGCGATCGCAGAAGAAATGGTAGCCTATGCCAAGTCCTTCATGACAGATATCGAATTTTCGCCAATGGATGCGGCCCGTACCGATCCAGAATTTCTGTATCAAGTTTTAGAACGAGCGATCGCAGCTGGTGCAACAACAGTTAACATTCCCGATACCGTGGGTTACACCACCCCTAGCGAATTTGGAGCAATGATTAAGGGGATTATTGAAAATGTCCCCAACATCGACCAAGCAATTATTTCCGTTCACGGCCACAATGATTTAGGTTTGGCAGTTGCTAACTTCTTAGAAGCCGTAAAAAATGGCGCACGGCAACTCGAATGTACAATTAATGGCATTGGCGAACGCGCCGGAAATGCCTCATTAGAAGAGTTGGTGATGACGCTACACGTCCGGCGACAATATTTTAATCCCTATCTGGGAAGACCAGAAGAATCTCAAGAATCCCTGACAAATATCGACACCCGGCAAATTTACAAAACCTCACGCTTAGTTTCCAATTTGACGGGTATGTTGGTACAACCAAATAAAGCGATCGTTGGGGCGAATGCCTTTGCTCATGAGTCTGGGATTCACCAAGATGGTGTCTTAAAAAACAAGCTCACCTACGAGATTATGGATGCCCAATTGATTGGTTTGACAGACAATCAAATAGTTTTGGGCAAACATTCAGGGAGAAATGCTTTCCGCACCCGCTTAAAAGAATTGGGCTTTGAACTGTCGGATACTGAGTTAAATAAAGCTTTTGTTAGGTTCAAAGAAGTAGCAGATAAAAAGAAAGATATTTCTGATTGGGATTTGGAAGCGATCGTTAACGATGAAATTCAACAAGCACCCGATTTGTTCCGGGTAGAGTTGGTGCAAGTTTCCTGTGGTAGCAACGCCCGTCCCACTGCTACAGTCACCCTGCGGACTCCAGAAGGCGAAGAATTAACCGATGCTGCGATCGGTACTGGGCCAGTGGATGCAGTTTACAAAGCCATCAACCGGGTAGTGAATGTACCCAACGAGTTGATTGAGTTTTCTGTGCAGTCAGTAACAGCCGGTATTGATGCCATTGGAGAAGTAACGATTCGTTTACGTTATGAATCTAAAGTGTTTTCTGGCCATGCAGCGAACACAGATATCATCGTGGCATCCGCGCAAGCTTATGTAAATGCCTTGAATAGGTTGTATGCTGCATTGCAAACTCAAGAAAAACCAGAGAAAGCAACTGCACAGAAAGTTTGA
- a CDS encoding LabA-like NYN domain-containing protein has product MGSPMNRLSIFVDGNNMFYAQQKNGWFFDPRRVLEYFKHEQSETTLINAFWYTGLKDPQDQRGFRDALISLGYTVRTKILKEYYDDTSGRYSQKANLDIEIVVDMFNTVDQYDRVVLFSGDGDFERAIELLRSKNTHITVVSTEGMIARELRNATDRYIDLNDIRDQIEKTEG; this is encoded by the coding sequence ATGGGTTCTCCAATGAATCGTCTGTCTATTTTTGTAGACGGAAACAATATGTTCTATGCACAACAAAAAAATGGGTGGTTTTTTGACCCGCGACGAGTCTTAGAATACTTTAAACATGAGCAATCAGAAACAACATTAATTAATGCATTCTGGTACACTGGCTTAAAAGACCCACAGGATCAACGAGGTTTTAGAGATGCTCTAATTAGTCTAGGATATACAGTCCGAACTAAAATTCTTAAAGAATATTATGATGATACGTCCGGTCGTTACTCGCAAAAAGCTAATTTAGATATTGAAATTGTTGTAGATATGTTTAATACAGTAGACCAATATGACCGAGTAGTATTATTCAGTGGCGATGGAGATTTTGAAAGAGCAATTGAACTATTACGGTCGAAAAATACACATATTACGGTAGTATCAACAGAAGGAATGATTGCTAGAGAACTACGGAACGCTACTGATAGATATATAGATTTAAATGATATCAGAGATCAAATAGAAAAAACCGAAGGTTAA
- a CDS encoding CHASE2 domain-containing serine/threonine-protein kinase, whose translation MAEEPTSTLTKNYVSAANRHSSKPTKVTSTASARQSRWMIRLGHLLAGAWVMGAALLSASGGELVQLMESKALSGFFQLRGPIIPPEDIVILAIDDQSISVPEQYYKTNPKQYAYLETLKSYPYKRAAYAQIITKLIKAGVRSVAVDVIFDTPSSYGATDDRQLHTVLQKYGSKITLAAVYENSQTRQGSFTQLIDPQQMFRTGSVSIGSVNFPLEADGKVHRLASEFSKSLAEDNLIEKLPSFDEAALRIAEVNYPRPKGDRIYFWGPAGTFEQIPFWHVLDPENWNTYLQQGKVFKDKIVLIGATDKLNNDYYPVAASNSAKPMSGVEIHANAIATLMSGKAIAPGINTPPLRGLFVLILVGSTALMISRRKRSINRFLYGLALSGTWVGISYGLFIYGQLIFPTTVPMIAIAMTGFSYLGTSLVRENIRKRQLVDIFQKYKTSPVVQEIISQQDDLQDLIQQRDLALSGKVLARRYKIVKVLGSGGFSETYIAEDTQRPGNPQCVLKQLKPASTKPEALQLARRLFHSEAQTLEKLGTHDQIPQLLAYFEEDEEFYLVQEQIIGHPLNQELPPGRAIDEIATIKIVRDLLQTLTFVHKNNVIHRDIKPSNIIRRHSDGKLVLIDFGAVKEVSIKQLDAQEQTPFTIGIGTQGYAPSEQCFGRPHYSSDIYAVGMVGIKALTGVAPRELGRDGYGEIKWSDAYGGKLRSKVSNSLAKILSKMVLDDFKQRYQSALEALEDLEAFDDVINSQSRYPILRDDSLTNTLEQVNAPTKSCSESSSETP comes from the coding sequence ATGGCAGAAGAACCTACATCTACCTTAACTAAGAACTATGTCTCTGCTGCCAATAGACACTCAAGCAAACCGACAAAAGTAACCTCGACAGCATCGGCTCGCCAGTCTAGGTGGATGATTCGCTTAGGCCATCTCCTCGCTGGGGCTTGGGTAATGGGTGCAGCATTGCTGAGTGCTTCTGGAGGAGAATTGGTTCAATTGATGGAAAGTAAGGCGCTTTCTGGCTTTTTTCAACTGCGCGGGCCGATTATACCTCCAGAAGACATTGTAATTTTAGCAATAGACGATCAGTCAATATCAGTTCCCGAACAGTACTATAAAACAAATCCAAAACAGTATGCCTACCTAGAAACACTGAAATCTTATCCTTATAAACGTGCTGCTTATGCCCAGATAATTACAAAATTAATCAAAGCAGGTGTCCGCTCTGTAGCAGTAGATGTAATATTTGACACTCCCAGTAGTTATGGAGCTACTGACGATCGCCAACTTCATACAGTATTGCAAAAATATGGTAGTAAAATTACTTTAGCAGCCGTCTACGAAAATTCCCAGACGCGCCAAGGGTCTTTTACACAATTGATAGACCCACAACAGATGTTTCGTACAGGGTCAGTATCCATTGGCTCAGTTAATTTCCCCTTAGAAGCTGATGGTAAAGTTCATCGATTGGCGAGTGAATTTTCTAAGTCGTTGGCTGAAGATAATTTGATCGAGAAGCTACCCTCTTTTGATGAAGCAGCACTCAGGATAGCAGAAGTAAATTATCCCCGACCAAAGGGCGATCGCATTTATTTTTGGGGACCTGCGGGTACATTTGAGCAAATACCCTTTTGGCACGTCCTCGACCCGGAAAACTGGAACACCTATTTGCAGCAGGGAAAGGTCTTCAAAGACAAAATAGTGCTAATAGGTGCAACAGATAAATTAAATAATGATTATTATCCAGTCGCTGCTAGCAACAGTGCCAAACCCATGTCAGGCGTGGAAATTCACGCCAATGCGATCGCAACTTTAATGTCAGGAAAAGCGATCGCTCCAGGAATTAACACTCCACCATTGCGGGGTTTGTTTGTGCTAATTCTAGTTGGCAGTACAGCCTTGATGATTAGCAGACGCAAGCGTAGTATCAATAGATTTCTATATGGCCTCGCCCTTTCTGGCACTTGGGTAGGAATTAGTTATGGGTTGTTTATCTATGGTCAGTTAATTTTCCCTACTACTGTACCAATGATTGCGATCGCGATGACCGGATTTTCCTACCTGGGAACCTCATTAGTGAGAGAAAATATCAGGAAACGCCAATTAGTAGATATTTTTCAGAAGTATAAAACTTCTCCCGTTGTCCAAGAGATTATCAGTCAACAAGATGACTTGCAAGACCTAATCCAGCAACGAGATTTAGCCTTATCAGGGAAAGTTCTGGCTCGACGCTACAAAATTGTCAAAGTTCTCGGTTCCGGTGGATTCAGCGAAACATACATTGCTGAAGATACTCAACGTCCTGGAAATCCGCAATGTGTTCTTAAGCAACTAAAACCAGCCAGCACCAAACCAGAAGCCTTGCAACTTGCCAGACGTTTATTTCACTCAGAGGCGCAAACTCTAGAAAAATTGGGAACACACGATCAAATCCCTCAACTTTTGGCTTATTTTGAAGAAGATGAGGAATTTTATCTAGTGCAAGAACAGATAATTGGTCATCCTTTAAATCAGGAATTGCCACCAGGTAGAGCAATTGATGAAATTGCCACGATCAAAATTGTCAGGGACTTATTGCAAACATTAACATTTGTTCATAAAAACAACGTGATTCACCGGGATATTAAGCCCAGTAATATCATCCGGCGACACTCAGACGGAAAACTTGTATTGATTGACTTTGGAGCCGTCAAAGAAGTCAGCATTAAACAGCTTGATGCACAAGAGCAAACCCCCTTTACCATTGGCATTGGGACTCAGGGTTACGCACCAAGCGAACAATGTTTTGGCCGTCCCCACTACAGTAGTGATATCTATGCAGTGGGTATGGTTGGGATTAAAGCCTTGACTGGTGTAGCACCCCGTGAGCTAGGTAGAGATGGTTATGGAGAGATCAAATGGAGCGATGCCTACGGCGGTAAACTACGCTCTAAAGTGAGCAATTCCCTAGCTAAAATTCTCAGTAAAATGGTGCTGGATGACTTCAAACAGCGATATCAGTCTGCATTAGAAGCTCTAGAGGATCTGGAAGCTTTTGACGATGTTATAAATTCCCAAAGCAGATACCCCATACTACGGGATGACTCATTAACCAATACCTTAGAGCAAGTAAACGCTCCCACAAAATCTTGCTCAGAATCATCCTCAGAAACTCCTTGA
- a CDS encoding TROVE domain-containing protein: MNYNFFTKKKTTTPQNQPIPGREAEMVKGRSGGWMFDAGIWKMLRRCLLVGTAKSTYYAGKQELTEDFVTVVRLAVAENPSRVGEEILYASDGRAINNSAPILALVLLSMGEAPQAKQAFGEIFPQVVRTGSHFYEWLNYTKSLRGFGKVVREAGKTWLSREDVKGLAYQLLKYQQRQGFSHRDALRLFHVKPPTENHRQLFEWVVRGWEELPADIPSEALAQIWWYEWLKRNPTQTHEAILQGHLTHEMAAPVGKMDRQAWQLLFQEMPIGAMLRNLGSLTELGVLRADENANLLRVEEVLNRREHLRKGRIHPIDVLKALKTYESGGRLGRSKKTWNPVPRIVDILEKAVELSFDVVKPTGKVFMHAVDISASMGNLVADMGLTCCEIATTMALVTAKAEKNYMIRGFSTEFRDLGISAKDSFSSAVRKASNQNFGGTDASVAYDWMIKNKFKADVVCFWTDSESWAGNKHPSQALKEYRKKVNPNVKAVYVTLTPYQITLVDPQDSLSWDLAGFDPGTPRIIQMLATGEL, from the coding sequence ATGAATTACAATTTTTTCACCAAAAAGAAAACAACTACACCACAAAATCAACCTATCCCCGGACGGGAAGCAGAAATGGTTAAGGGACGTTCCGGTGGCTGGATGTTTGATGCTGGCATTTGGAAGATGCTGCGTCGCTGTCTTTTGGTTGGCACAGCAAAAAGCACTTACTACGCTGGTAAACAAGAATTAACTGAGGATTTTGTGACAGTTGTAAGACTTGCTGTTGCCGAAAATCCCAGCCGTGTAGGGGAAGAAATTTTGTATGCTAGCGATGGACGCGCCATCAATAACAGTGCGCCTATATTAGCTTTGGTGCTGCTGTCGATGGGTGAAGCACCACAGGCAAAACAGGCTTTTGGTGAAATCTTTCCGCAAGTTGTTCGTACTGGTAGCCACTTCTACGAATGGTTGAACTACACCAAATCTCTGCGGGGATTTGGCAAAGTCGTGCGGGAAGCTGGTAAAACTTGGCTCTCAAGGGAAGATGTCAAGGGTTTAGCTTATCAACTGTTGAAATATCAACAGCGTCAAGGCTTTTCCCACCGAGATGCGTTGCGGTTGTTCCATGTCAAACCGCCTACAGAAAATCACCGTCAACTATTTGAGTGGGTAGTTAGAGGCTGGGAAGAATTGCCAGCAGACATCCCCTCAGAGGCTTTGGCACAAATTTGGTGGTATGAGTGGCTGAAGCGGAATCCTACCCAAACCCATGAAGCTATTTTGCAAGGACACTTAACCCACGAAATGGCTGCACCGGTGGGCAAAATGGATCGGCAAGCTTGGCAGCTGCTATTTCAGGAAATGCCAATAGGTGCAATGTTGCGTAACTTGGGTTCTTTAACTGAACTGGGTGTGTTACGAGCCGATGAAAATGCTAACTTGCTGCGAGTGGAAGAAGTTCTTAATCGCAGAGAACATCTGCGTAAAGGGCGCATTCATCCGATTGATGTTTTGAAAGCACTCAAAACTTATGAATCTGGTGGAAGATTAGGACGCAGTAAGAAAACTTGGAATCCAGTTCCTCGGATTGTGGACATTTTAGAAAAGGCGGTTGAACTGTCTTTTGATGTCGTCAAACCCACAGGTAAAGTGTTTATGCACGCCGTAGACATTTCTGCTTCTATGGGTAACTTAGTTGCAGATATGGGACTGACTTGCTGTGAAATTGCCACCACAATGGCACTGGTGACAGCAAAAGCGGAGAAAAACTACATGATTCGCGGCTTTTCTACCGAATTCCGTGATTTAGGTATCAGTGCCAAAGATAGTTTTAGTTCTGCGGTTCGCAAAGCTAGCAACCAAAACTTCGGCGGAACGGATGCATCTGTAGCCTACGACTGGATGATTAAGAATAAGTTCAAGGCAGATGTAGTCTGCTTTTGGACTGACTCGGAAAGCTGGGCTGGAAATAAGCATCCAAGTCAAGCGCTGAAGGAGTACCGCAAAAAGGTAAATCCTAACGTCAAGGCGGTGTATGTCACCTTGACACCTTACCAAATTACTTTGGTAGATCCTCAAGATTCGCTGTCTTGGGATTTGGCAGGGTTCGATCCGGGAACGCCTCGGATCATCCAGATGCTTGCTACGGGTGAGTTGTAG
- a CDS encoding quinone-dependent dihydroorotate dehydrogenase, producing the protein MDIYKFAISPLLFNVVKTDPEWLHQQTIRSFSWLSQTPTSWANQRLQKSLCLYDSRLEQNLFGLNFPNPVGLAAGFDKDGVAAGIWSNLGFGFAELGTVTFHAQPGNPRPRLFRLPLDKAALNRMGFNNLGAAAMATRLTHEKQESTHLIPIGINLGKSKVTPLEEAAQDYLDSFRLLKDLGDYFVVNVSSPNTPGLRSLQDASMLSAILNLLQQENTAQKPLFVKIAPDLDWVAIADIISLAKTYQLAGIIATNTTISRDRLKTQVIDQTGKSPKEEAGGISGEPLRDRSTEVIRFIWQQTQGQIPIIGVGGIFSPEDAWEKITAGASLIQVYTGWIYEGPLMVRQILSGLLSKLEQSGLNSINEAVGLEFKNQK; encoded by the coding sequence ATGGATATTTATAAATTTGCAATTAGTCCGCTTTTGTTCAATGTGGTAAAAACAGACCCAGAGTGGTTACACCAGCAGACGATTCGCAGTTTTAGCTGGCTATCACAAACCCCTACTAGTTGGGCAAACCAACGCTTACAAAAATCTTTATGTCTGTACGATTCCCGTCTAGAACAAAATTTGTTTGGGCTAAACTTTCCAAATCCTGTAGGGTTAGCGGCTGGCTTCGATAAGGATGGAGTCGCTGCTGGTATTTGGTCTAACTTGGGTTTTGGCTTTGCAGAACTAGGAACTGTAACTTTTCACGCCCAACCAGGAAATCCGCGTCCCCGTTTGTTTCGCTTGCCGTTGGATAAAGCTGCTCTCAATCGCATGGGCTTTAATAATCTCGGTGCAGCAGCAATGGCGACACGTTTGACGCATGAAAAACAGGAGTCAACTCACTTAATACCCATAGGGATAAATTTGGGGAAATCTAAGGTAACTCCCCTAGAAGAAGCCGCACAAGATTATCTCGATAGTTTTCGCTTACTCAAGGATTTGGGAGATTATTTTGTTGTTAATGTCTCTTCGCCTAATACACCAGGGTTGCGATCGCTCCAAGATGCCTCTATGCTCAGTGCCATCTTGAATTTATTACAACAAGAAAACACTGCACAAAAACCACTTTTTGTCAAGATAGCGCCAGATTTGGATTGGGTTGCGATCGCTGACATTATTTCTTTGGCTAAAACCTACCAACTAGCGGGAATTATCGCCACCAATACCACCATCAGCCGCGATCGACTGAAAACTCAGGTGATTGACCAAACTGGCAAATCACCCAAGGAAGAAGCTGGTGGAATTAGCGGTGAACCATTGCGCGATCGCTCCACTGAGGTAATTCGTTTTATTTGGCAGCAAACCCAAGGACAAATCCCGATTATTGGCGTTGGTGGAATTTTTTCCCCAGAGGATGCTTGGGAAAAAATTACTGCTGGTGCTAGCCTGATCCAGGTTTATACAGGCTGGATTTATGAAGGCCCGCTGATGGTACGCCAGATTCTTTCAGGTTTACTTTCCAAGTTAGAACAAAGCGGATTAAATTCCATCAACGAAGCTGTGGGCTTAGAATTCAAAAATCAAAAGTAA
- a CDS encoding GNAT family N-acetyltransferase yields MITVQVEQEVTQQDRMTVIQMIRQLNQHFFTSSEWQPVAVFARDESGLIVGGVLGEIGCNWLYIRVLVVKEDLRGKGIGSNILKIAEKEGQKQNCVGVHLETLEFQAKEFYESQGYTVFAFQENYPIGHKRYFMQKLFNLS; encoded by the coding sequence ATGATTACAGTTCAGGTAGAACAGGAAGTAACTCAGCAGGATCGGATGACCGTCATCCAAATGATTCGCCAGTTAAATCAACATTTTTTTACCTCCTCTGAGTGGCAACCTGTAGCAGTTTTTGCACGAGATGAATCAGGTTTGATTGTTGGTGGAGTTTTGGGTGAAATCGGTTGCAATTGGCTTTATATCAGAGTCCTAGTTGTTAAAGAAGACTTACGCGGCAAAGGAATTGGAAGTAATATCCTTAAAATTGCTGAAAAAGAAGGTCAAAAGCAAAACTGTGTAGGGGTTCATCTTGAAACATTAGAGTTTCAAGCTAAGGAATTTTATGAATCTCAAGGCTACACTGTATTTGCTTTTCAAGAGAACTACCCAATTGGGCATAAAAGATATTTTATGCAAAAGTTATTTAATCTGAGTTAA
- a CDS encoding DUF5615 family PIN-like protein produces the protein MALQFYSNENFPIAIVNLLRSKGHDVLTYYEAGQANQGIPDDVVLQYATATGRILITENRQDFIDLHRTVPNHAGMIIFKHDRDYAGKVKAIIDFFDEDSRTLENRLLRVMKQNIKVVGQIFFVQEYGKS, from the coding sequence ATGGCATTACAATTTTACTCCAATGAAAATTTTCCCATCGCAATAGTAAACTTACTCAGATCGAAGGGACACGATGTATTAACTTACTACGAAGCAGGTCAAGCAAATCAAGGGATTCCTGACGATGTTGTTTTGCAGTATGCTACAGCGACAGGCCGCATTTTGATTACGGAAAATCGCCAAGATTTTATCGATCTACATCGCACTGTACCAAATCATGCTGGCATGATTATTTTTAAACACGATCGTGATTATGCTGGGAAAGTCAAGGCAATAATTGATTTTTTTGATGAGGATAGTCGAACCTTAGAGAATCGTTTGTTGCGGGTTATGAAGCAAAATATAAAAGTAGTTGGACAGATTTTTTTCGTACAGGAGTATGGTAAAAGTTGA
- a CDS encoding DUF433 domain-containing protein, whose amino-acid sequence MNKRTQLLEVIAALPEKLVDQALNYVQMLQNPIQITPGVCGGQARIRNTRIPVWTLVAYRQQGAPDEELLANYPGLTAKDLSAAWHYYEQNPEQIDREIAQDDLV is encoded by the coding sequence ATGAATAAGAGGACTCAACTGCTCGAAGTAATTGCAGCTTTACCAGAGAAATTAGTTGACCAAGCATTGAATTATGTGCAAATGTTACAAAATCCTATTCAGATTACACCAGGAGTTTGCGGGGGACAAGCACGAATTAGAAATACACGAATTCCCGTATGGACTTTGGTAGCATATCGTCAACAAGGTGCCCCGGATGAAGAATTATTGGCAAATTATCCTGGATTGACTGCAAAAGATTTAAGTGCAGCTTGGCATTACTACGAACAAAATCCCGAACAAATCGATCGAGAAATTGCCCAAGATGATTTAGTTTAA